The following are from one region of the Streptomyces sp. SS1-1 genome:
- a CDS encoding sensor histidine kinase yields the protein MGFIQEARDGGEAVVVAVPEEKAALLRAEMPEDDAVRYVETSAVAHHPGRLIGAWQGWIKAHSDEGRPVRGIGESPWGAVRSPAEAEELRYHEWLLNKAFSAGPAWWLLCPYDIAGEGAELDRMSRCHPTIRTAGRSETSETYDLRAPFDFSPLSHPCSPYEEFAYSRGDLPALREKIACADQLGLEGARLRELHLAATEIAANSIRHGGGQGVLRMWSQEQRLVCEFRDAGYIADPLMGRSRPTRTQVGGRGLWLAHQLCDLVEIRSTPDEGTTIRLHTGVTD from the coding sequence TTGGGCTTCATCCAGGAGGCCCGCGACGGTGGAGAGGCCGTCGTCGTCGCCGTCCCGGAAGAGAAGGCGGCCCTCCTGCGCGCGGAGATGCCCGAGGACGACGCGGTCCGCTACGTCGAGACCAGCGCGGTGGCGCACCATCCGGGCCGGCTCATCGGGGCCTGGCAGGGATGGATCAAGGCGCACAGCGACGAGGGCCGACCGGTGCGCGGGATCGGCGAATCTCCCTGGGGCGCGGTGCGAAGTCCCGCGGAGGCGGAAGAGCTGCGCTACCACGAGTGGCTGCTGAACAAGGCGTTCTCGGCCGGTCCGGCGTGGTGGCTGCTGTGCCCGTACGACATCGCGGGCGAAGGGGCTGAGCTGGACCGGATGTCTCGCTGCCACCCCACCATCCGCACGGCCGGCCGCAGCGAAACGAGCGAGACCTACGACCTGCGGGCACCCTTCGACTTCAGCCCGCTCAGTCATCCCTGCTCCCCCTACGAGGAGTTCGCCTACAGCAGAGGTGACCTCCCCGCGCTCAGGGAGAAGATCGCCTGCGCGGACCAGCTCGGGCTGGAAGGTGCCCGCCTGCGCGAGCTGCATCTGGCGGCGACCGAAATCGCCGCCAACAGCATCCGGCACGGCGGCGGGCAGGGCGTGTTGCGGATGTGGAGCCAGGAACAGCGCCTGGTGTGCGAGTTCCGCGACGCCGGGTACATCGCCGACCCACTCATGGGCCGTTCACGGCCCACCCGGACCCAGGTGGGCGGGCGGGGCCTCTGGCTCGCGCACCAACTGTGCGATCTGGTCGAGATCCGTTCGACTCCTGACGAAGGAACGACGATCCGCCTGCACACCGGAGTGACGGACTGA
- a CDS encoding MEDS domain-containing protein, producing MRATRAVETLDEVDAGDHVCQLLDVTDDVMVRSRAFVADGALFGDKVLIVSPSAQVTADAVALVLDPRRLEEPLLAVVRREAASAESEGYRSLRVLHHVTGEAAGGGAERLLRSELELEEFAADSGASVVCAYQRGNWDAAPWTSSDVCTPPHLGSRPISPSFQLYRAGKGGWTVRGIVDTEGAVAFGAILVTLLRQTTTVRLLCQTLDFFDAAGMSALADAARALPDRKIVLEGTNETVRLAWDLSGFADPSIPVVMTP from the coding sequence GTGAGAGCGACCCGCGCGGTGGAGACGCTGGATGAGGTCGATGCAGGTGACCATGTGTGTCAGCTTCTGGACGTCACGGACGATGTGATGGTCCGAAGCCGGGCCTTCGTCGCGGACGGGGCCCTCTTCGGCGACAAGGTGCTGATCGTCTCGCCCTCCGCACAGGTCACGGCTGATGCCGTTGCCCTGGTACTCGATCCGAGGCGGCTCGAGGAACCCCTTCTCGCGGTGGTGCGCCGGGAGGCGGCCAGCGCCGAGAGCGAGGGATACCGGTCCCTGCGGGTGCTGCACCACGTGACCGGTGAGGCAGCCGGCGGTGGTGCTGAGCGGTTGCTGCGCAGTGAGCTGGAACTGGAGGAGTTCGCCGCCGACAGTGGCGCGTCCGTGGTCTGCGCCTATCAGCGGGGCAACTGGGACGCCGCCCCCTGGACAAGCTCAGATGTGTGCACCCCCCCACACCTGGGCAGCCGACCGATATCGCCCTCGTTTCAGCTCTACAGGGCGGGAAAGGGCGGCTGGACGGTGAGGGGGATCGTCGACACCGAGGGTGCTGTGGCCTTCGGAGCCATCCTGGTCACGCTACTGCGGCAGACGACCACGGTGCGGCTGCTGTGCCAGACCCTGGACTTCTTCGACGCAGCAGGCATGAGCGCCCTCGCCGACGCCGCTCGAGCACTGCCCGATCGCAAGATCGTGCTGGAGGGAACCAATGAGACCGTACGACTGGCCTGGGACCTCTCCGGCTTCGCAGACCCTTCCATCCCCGTGGTGATGACGCCATGA